The Primulina eburnea isolate SZY01 chromosome 6, ASM2296580v1, whole genome shotgun sequence genome contains a region encoding:
- the LOC140834679 gene encoding uncharacterized protein — protein sequence MKKGIHPQMQWISYVTQSGRLMNVMMAKIHQVGKVYHFRAKRQMAQSIGQIAKFKRRYGQKEEGGEEK from the coding sequence ATGAAGAAAGGAATTCACCCACAGATGCAATGGATATCGTACGTGACCCAAAGCGGGAGGCTGATGAATGTGATGATGGCCAAGATTCACCAGGTTGGCAAGGTGTACCATTTCCGAGCAAAGCGGCAGATGGCCCAGAGCATCGGGCAGATCGCCAAGTTCAAGCGTCGGTATGGGCAGAAGGAAGAGGGAGGCGAAGAGAAGTAA